A region from the Paenarthrobacter aurescens genome encodes:
- a CDS encoding uroporphyrinogen-III synthase — protein sequence MTVARAIEVQDATAAPEVSEAVDAPLDGFRIGVTSHRRSRDLIEALERRGASVLHAPALKIAPVQEDMVLIEDTRTIIAAKPDICIATTAYGMRRWCEAADSFGIGEQLLETLSACRMFVRGPKARGAVRAAGLADVGISSDETTATLVDMLLAEGVRGKTVAVQLHGYTDVRQLERLRMSGATVLTVTPYRWVKPDGEDKLPRLIEAVVSGNVDVLTFTSAPAVDAMWSTAHEMGLYRQLIEALKGPVTVAAVGPVTAQPLVDAGLSPLIPDRYRMGALIRLVTEHLSLNHVRRLETKSATIELRGRCLRINGEVVDLAPAPLLLLRALLGAGGAVLSREALSDLLDLRGSVHALDMTVSRLRSALPDGKLVETVVKRGYRLRA from the coding sequence ATGACTGTTGCACGTGCCATCGAAGTCCAGGACGCCACTGCCGCTCCGGAAGTTTCCGAAGCGGTGGACGCGCCGCTGGATGGATTCCGCATTGGCGTCACCTCGCACCGCCGCTCCCGGGACCTCATTGAGGCCCTGGAACGCCGCGGTGCCAGCGTGCTGCACGCCCCTGCCTTGAAGATCGCTCCGGTGCAGGAGGACATGGTCCTGATCGAGGACACCCGCACCATCATCGCGGCCAAACCGGACATCTGCATCGCCACCACCGCCTACGGCATGCGCCGCTGGTGTGAGGCTGCGGATTCCTTTGGAATCGGCGAGCAACTGCTGGAGACTCTGTCCGCCTGCCGCATGTTTGTCCGTGGACCCAAAGCCCGCGGTGCGGTGCGTGCGGCAGGTCTTGCCGACGTCGGAATCAGCAGTGATGAAACCACCGCCACTTTGGTGGACATGCTCCTTGCAGAAGGTGTCCGCGGCAAGACCGTGGCGGTACAGCTGCACGGCTACACGGATGTCCGGCAGCTGGAGAGGCTCCGCATGTCCGGGGCCACTGTTTTGACCGTGACACCGTACCGCTGGGTGAAGCCGGACGGCGAGGACAAGTTGCCGCGCCTGATCGAAGCCGTGGTAAGCGGAAACGTGGATGTGCTGACGTTCACCAGTGCCCCGGCGGTGGACGCGATGTGGAGCACCGCCCACGAAATGGGCCTTTACCGCCAGCTCATCGAAGCCCTTAAGGGTCCGGTTACCGTTGCGGCGGTGGGGCCGGTCACTGCTCAGCCGCTGGTGGACGCCGGATTGAGCCCTCTGATTCCGGATCGCTACCGTATGGGTGCGCTCATCAGGCTGGTGACCGAGCATCTCTCGCTGAATCACGTGCGGCGCCTGGAAACCAAGAGCGCCACCATAGAGCTCCGCGGCCGCTGCTTGCGGATCAACGGGGAAGTGGTGGATCTTGCGCCGGCTCCCCTGTTGCTGCTGCGAGCGCTGCTGGGTGCCGGTGGGGCCGTCCTGTCCAGGGAAGCTCTCTCTGATCTGCTGGACTTGCGCGGTTCGGTGCACGCGCTGGACATGACGGTGAGCCGACTGCGGTCTGCGCTTCCAGATGGCAAGCTCGTGGAGACCGTGGTGAAGAGGGGTTACCGGCTGCGGGCCTGA
- a CDS encoding dihydrofolate reductase family protein, with product MSQVTCDLTVSLDGFVAGPNQRLEEPLGDGGELLHRWMFEDPEANAPEIDGILAAGAFIMGRNMFAGPGPAAWDKEWRGWWGEEPPYHAPVFVLTHHRREPLEMEGGTTFTFVTEGIESALAQAREAAGDKDVAIAGGALTARQYLSAGLMDELRLHISPMVLGGGERLLDGVGKLTLQQTEARGTGLVTHVRYRVVR from the coding sequence ATGAGCCAAGTCACGTGCGATCTGACTGTTTCACTGGACGGGTTTGTTGCCGGACCCAACCAGCGCCTGGAAGAACCGTTGGGCGATGGCGGAGAGCTCCTGCACAGATGGATGTTTGAAGACCCGGAGGCGAACGCCCCGGAGATCGACGGGATCCTCGCGGCAGGAGCTTTCATCATGGGACGCAACATGTTCGCAGGTCCCGGACCAGCGGCGTGGGACAAGGAATGGCGGGGCTGGTGGGGCGAGGAACCGCCGTATCACGCTCCGGTCTTCGTTCTGACGCACCACCGCCGTGAGCCGCTGGAGATGGAGGGCGGCACAACGTTCACCTTTGTGACCGAGGGCATCGAATCGGCGCTGGCACAGGCCCGGGAGGCGGCCGGGGACAAAGATGTGGCCATTGCCGGGGGAGCGCTGACCGCCCGCCAATACTTATCTGCCGGGCTCATGGACGAACTGCGGCTCCACATTTCACCCATGGTTCTTGGTGGCGGTGAGCGGCTGCTCGACGGCGTGGGGAAACTGACGCTGCAGCAAACCGAGGCGCGCGGGACCGGACTGGTCACGCACGTGCGGTACCGGGTAGTCCGCTAG
- the cobA gene encoding uroporphyrinogen-III C-methyltransferase: MQLTIDLTGRDVLVTGSEKSARQAVRRYQRAGANVYRLSTPEGLPGDGQLPERPFLVAIVDDSGTGWLPLVERCRDAGIPVAFEPAPGAEGHVTLVGGGPGALDLLTVGAVDALPDADVVFYDRLAPCQELADLTSADLVDVGKQPGLHKVTQRDIEKLMVEAALLGKNVVRLKGGDPYVFGRGGEEVAACVAAGVPVRVISGVTSAISVPAAAGIPVTHREVSHMFTVVSGHAPLTEKEHTHLAGLGGTIVVLMGIGTLPQLAAGLRRAGMDPEMPVAVVERGYRPGQRTTIADLGTIETAATGCSNPAVLVIGEVVRVAEANRNHAEASAELSRLAASLLEA, translated from the coding sequence ATGCAGCTCACCATTGATCTCACCGGCCGGGACGTCCTTGTCACCGGATCTGAAAAATCCGCCCGACAGGCAGTCCGCCGCTACCAGCGTGCCGGTGCCAACGTGTACCGGCTCAGCACCCCTGAAGGCCTTCCTGGTGACGGCCAGTTGCCCGAGCGACCCTTCCTGGTGGCCATAGTTGACGACAGCGGTACCGGCTGGCTGCCGCTGGTGGAGCGTTGCCGCGACGCCGGTATTCCCGTTGCTTTCGAGCCTGCACCCGGAGCTGAGGGCCACGTGACCTTGGTGGGCGGAGGCCCGGGCGCCTTGGACCTGCTCACCGTGGGCGCCGTTGATGCGCTGCCGGATGCTGACGTGGTGTTCTATGACCGGCTCGCTCCCTGCCAGGAACTGGCTGACCTGACCTCTGCGGACCTGGTGGACGTGGGAAAGCAGCCCGGGCTCCACAAAGTAACGCAGCGGGACATTGAGAAGCTCATGGTCGAAGCTGCACTGCTGGGCAAGAACGTGGTCCGCCTCAAGGGCGGAGATCCGTACGTGTTTGGCCGTGGCGGCGAGGAAGTGGCGGCCTGTGTTGCTGCCGGCGTCCCTGTAAGAGTCATTTCCGGTGTCACCAGCGCTATCTCCGTCCCGGCCGCCGCCGGCATCCCCGTGACGCACCGCGAGGTGAGTCACATGTTTACCGTGGTGTCCGGCCATGCTCCCTTGACGGAGAAGGAACACACCCACCTCGCCGGCCTTGGCGGTACGATCGTGGTGCTGATGGGGATTGGAACCTTGCCCCAGCTGGCGGCGGGGTTGCGCCGCGCGGGCATGGATCCTGAGATGCCCGTGGCCGTGGTGGAACGCGGATACCGCCCGGGACAGCGCACCACGATCGCTGACCTCGGTACCATCGAAACAGCAGCCACCGGCTGCAGCAACCCAGCCGTACTGGTGATCGGCGAAGTGGTTCGGGTAGCTGAAGCCAACCGGAACCATGCCGAAGCATCCGCTGAACTGAGCCGACTCGCGGCTTCGCTCCTTGAAGCCTGA
- a CDS encoding Y-family DNA polymerase, with the protein MSKPALMHRMQEIAHVDINCFYASAERAFNPALEGKPLIVLSNNDGCAVTRSPEAKKLGIGLGEPWFKLAPRAKEWGLIALSSNYELYGDISSRVMELLARYSAWQEVYSIDEAFLGVKGQPGELLELGRTIKDACQRHVGVPVCVGIARTKTLAKLANKWAKHNPAFNGVCRWDSIPEGHREALMARLSVIEIWGVASRLTKRLNAMGIFSILDLVRADPVALRDKFSIVMMRTVLELQGTPCIPMEEERVGRDQLIFSRSFSTPITTAAQLRQVLSVYGQMASARLAKHDLQAKLLTAFAATSVYNPNDKSFPTVNVKLPMPTSDPVLLTKAAHALVLRIQEGVKYAKAGIMVTDLRPSGNQKPLQIFENRHEERGIGPLLEQVSKRYGRGSIGLGHAGIKGGPDWSMKRDMLSPRYTTNWDELPLVKAA; encoded by the coding sequence ATGTCCAAGCCAGCGCTCATGCATCGGATGCAGGAGATCGCCCACGTGGATATCAACTGCTTCTACGCCTCGGCGGAGCGTGCCTTCAACCCTGCGTTGGAGGGCAAGCCTTTGATAGTGCTGTCCAACAATGACGGTTGTGCCGTGACGCGGTCGCCCGAGGCCAAAAAGCTGGGGATCGGGCTTGGGGAGCCGTGGTTCAAGCTCGCTCCGCGTGCCAAAGAGTGGGGGCTCATTGCGCTCTCAAGCAACTACGAGCTCTACGGAGACATCAGCTCGCGTGTCATGGAGCTCCTGGCGCGGTATTCGGCATGGCAGGAGGTGTACTCCATTGATGAGGCATTCCTGGGAGTGAAGGGGCAACCCGGAGAGCTGCTGGAATTGGGCCGCACCATCAAGGACGCCTGCCAACGCCATGTGGGGGTTCCCGTGTGCGTAGGCATTGCGCGCACCAAGACTCTCGCCAAGCTGGCCAATAAGTGGGCCAAGCATAATCCGGCCTTCAACGGTGTGTGCCGCTGGGACTCCATCCCCGAGGGCCATCGCGAAGCGCTCATGGCGCGGCTCTCCGTGATCGAGATTTGGGGCGTAGCCAGCCGGCTCACCAAACGCCTGAATGCGATGGGGATCTTCTCGATCCTGGACCTGGTCCGCGCTGACCCCGTGGCGTTGAGGGACAAATTCTCCATCGTCATGATGCGCACGGTCCTGGAACTGCAAGGTACACCCTGCATCCCCATGGAGGAGGAACGAGTCGGGCGGGATCAATTGATCTTCTCCCGGTCTTTTTCCACACCGATCACCACGGCCGCCCAGCTACGGCAGGTGCTGAGCGTCTACGGCCAGATGGCAAGTGCAAGGCTGGCCAAGCATGACCTTCAGGCCAAACTGCTGACAGCCTTCGCCGCAACTTCGGTCTACAACCCCAACGACAAATCGTTCCCCACTGTCAACGTCAAGTTGCCCATGCCCACCTCGGACCCGGTGCTGCTGACCAAGGCCGCACACGCGCTGGTCCTCAGGATCCAGGAAGGCGTGAAGTATGCCAAAGCCGGGATCATGGTCACCGACCTCCGCCCCAGCGGAAACCAGAAACCCCTGCAAATCTTCGAAAACCGGCACGAGGAACGGGGCATAGGCCCCCTGCTGGAGCAAGTCAGCAAGCGATATGGCCGCGGCTCCATCGGCCTGGGCCACGCCGGCATCAAGGGCGGCCCGGACTGGTCCATGAAACGGGACATGCTTAGCCCCCGCTACACCACCAACTGGGACGAACTTCCCTTGGTGAAGGCGGCCTAG
- a CDS encoding hemolysin family protein, producing the protein MSEYLPGIIWLIVLLVVNAFFVGAEFAVISARRSQIEPKAEAGSKAAKTTLWAMEHATLMLATSQLGITVCSLVILNVSEPAIHHLLEIPLGLTSLSGEAIGIIAFVAALLLVTFLHVVIGEMVPKNISFSVPTRAALILAPPLVVVSKIVKPVIWTLNGIANSILRLFKVQPKDEATSAYTLDEVANIVEQSTRDGMLSDTTGALTAAFEFTAKKVADVEVPIGDMVLLPASATPADIQSAVAEHGYSRYILTNDDGDPSGYLHLKDVMDLTSAEKFTTQVPAKRIRRLASVFSGSDLEDALATMRRTGSHVARVFDAEGTTTGVLFLEDIIEELVGEVQDATSA; encoded by the coding sequence ATGAGTGAATACCTTCCCGGCATCATCTGGCTCATCGTGCTGCTGGTTGTCAATGCGTTCTTCGTGGGCGCTGAATTCGCCGTCATTTCAGCCCGGCGTTCCCAGATTGAACCCAAGGCCGAGGCTGGGAGCAAAGCCGCGAAAACCACGCTCTGGGCGATGGAGCACGCCACCCTCATGCTCGCCACAAGCCAGTTGGGCATCACCGTCTGCTCGCTGGTGATCCTGAATGTCTCCGAACCGGCTATCCATCACCTGCTTGAAATCCCCCTGGGACTGACCTCGCTTTCCGGGGAAGCCATCGGCATCATCGCCTTTGTCGCGGCGCTGCTCCTGGTGACTTTCCTGCACGTGGTCATTGGTGAAATGGTCCCGAAGAACATCTCCTTCTCCGTTCCCACCCGCGCCGCGCTGATCCTTGCACCGCCCTTGGTGGTGGTCTCCAAGATCGTCAAGCCTGTCATCTGGACCCTGAACGGGATCGCGAACTCCATCCTGCGCCTGTTCAAAGTCCAGCCGAAGGACGAAGCTACCAGCGCCTACACCCTGGATGAAGTGGCCAACATCGTGGAGCAGTCCACCAGGGACGGGATGCTCAGCGACACCACCGGCGCCCTCACGGCGGCCTTCGAGTTCACCGCCAAGAAAGTGGCGGACGTCGAAGTTCCCATCGGCGATATGGTGCTGCTGCCCGCATCGGCCACCCCGGCCGACATCCAATCAGCCGTCGCCGAACACGGCTACTCCCGCTACATCCTCACCAATGACGACGGCGACCCATCCGGTTATCTGCACCTCAAGGACGTCATGGACCTGACTTCCGCGGAGAAATTCACCACCCAGGTGCCTGCGAAGCGCATCCGACGGCTCGCATCCGTCTTCAGCGGCAGCGACCTCGAAGATGCCCTGGCGACCATGCGCCGTACAGGTTCCCACGTTGCACGGGTCTTCGACGCCGAAGGCACCACCACCGGCGTGCTCTTCCTTGAGGACATCATCGAAGAACTCGTCGGCGAAGTCCAGGACGCCACCAGCGCCTGA
- the nirB gene encoding nitrite reductase large subunit NirB — protein MTGHTSSTENLRRVVVVGGGPAAHRFADAMVNRGLEGWQVTVLTEEAHLPYDRVALSKALTETGVDLTLGDASMWDHEALTLKTGERAVKIDSAAKSVLTAAGNKYEYDHLVVASGSDAARLPIPGAEHTHVYRTLEDVWAINKAIAGLTEKLGRKVNAVTIGGGLLGLESAAGTEQLGATPIVINGSPWLMNTQLDEGAGQALGRLIEAKGFEVHGGVFPSEVVTDDDGNVTGVLMADGRTIDADLVIVAIGVKPRDDLFRAGEGEEQLFSLGQRGGVVINDFCATEVDGIWAIGEVANFEGMCLGLVAPANTMAEIVADRLHGGEATFPGFDTATKLKLSGVDVASFGDAFARTEHSLEIVYADPARGVYQKIVTTDDAKTLLGGIFVGDASPYMSLRPLLGRELSAEPGAYLSAAGGGEAPETELPDDAILCSCNNVAAGTIRDAINGCGACEGNSPVQELGELKGCTRAGTQCGSCVPMLKKLLEGELQKSGIEVSKALCEHISLSRQELFDAIRVLELTSFEEIMAKYGTGAGCDICKPTIASILASQHSAYVLDAGRGSLQDTNDRALANMQKDGTYSVVPRIAGGEITPKGLGVIAAVAEKYNLYTKITGGQRIDMFGARLEQLPDIWKELVDAGFESGQAYGKSLRTVKSCVGSTWCRFGVQDSVAMAIALELRYRGLRSPHKLKMGVSGCARECAEARGKDVGVIATADGWNLYVGGNGGATPAHAQLLAKDLDDETLLKYIDRYLMYYIRTADRLQRTARWQEELDGGIKHVEEVVVNDSLGIAEELEAAMAKHIDTYEDEWAETLKDPERLRRFRSFVNAPNQKDESISFVPERGQIRPATNEEKGGVLIASTIPVRSETVGVEN, from the coding sequence GTGACCGGACACACTTCAAGTACAGAGAACCTGCGCCGCGTTGTCGTCGTCGGCGGCGGCCCTGCTGCCCACCGCTTCGCCGATGCCATGGTCAACCGCGGACTTGAAGGTTGGCAGGTTACGGTGCTGACCGAAGAAGCGCACCTCCCCTATGACCGCGTGGCCCTGAGCAAGGCGCTGACGGAAACCGGCGTGGACCTCACCCTGGGCGACGCGTCCATGTGGGACCACGAAGCGCTCACCCTCAAGACCGGCGAGCGCGCCGTCAAAATCGACTCCGCTGCCAAGAGCGTCCTCACGGCTGCCGGCAACAAGTACGAATACGACCACCTGGTGGTTGCCTCGGGTTCGGATGCAGCCCGACTCCCTATCCCCGGCGCGGAACATACCCACGTTTACCGGACGCTCGAAGACGTATGGGCCATCAACAAGGCCATTGCCGGGCTGACGGAGAAGCTGGGCCGCAAGGTCAACGCCGTCACCATCGGTGGTGGCCTTCTCGGCCTCGAGTCCGCGGCCGGAACCGAGCAGCTGGGTGCTACCCCGATCGTGATCAACGGCTCGCCCTGGCTCATGAACACCCAGTTGGACGAAGGCGCGGGGCAGGCCTTGGGTCGGCTGATCGAGGCCAAGGGCTTCGAGGTCCACGGCGGCGTCTTCCCCTCCGAGGTTGTTACTGACGACGACGGCAATGTCACCGGAGTCCTCATGGCTGATGGCCGCACCATCGACGCCGACCTCGTGATCGTTGCCATCGGCGTCAAGCCCCGCGACGACCTCTTCCGGGCGGGTGAAGGCGAGGAGCAGCTCTTCAGCCTGGGCCAGCGCGGTGGCGTGGTCATCAATGATTTCTGTGCCACGGAAGTGGATGGCATCTGGGCCATCGGCGAAGTGGCTAACTTTGAAGGCATGTGCCTGGGCCTTGTGGCTCCGGCCAACACCATGGCCGAGATCGTTGCCGATCGCCTGCACGGCGGAGAAGCCACGTTCCCGGGCTTTGACACTGCCACCAAGCTCAAGTTGTCCGGTGTTGATGTTGCCAGCTTTGGTGACGCCTTTGCCCGGACGGAGCATTCCCTGGAGATCGTCTACGCCGACCCCGCTCGTGGCGTGTACCAAAAGATTGTCACCACCGATGATGCCAAGACCCTTCTGGGTGGCATCTTCGTGGGTGATGCTTCCCCTTACATGAGCCTCCGTCCGCTCCTTGGCCGCGAACTGTCCGCCGAACCGGGCGCCTACCTGAGTGCTGCCGGTGGTGGGGAGGCTCCTGAGACTGAGCTTCCGGACGATGCCATCCTGTGCTCCTGCAACAACGTAGCTGCCGGCACCATCCGCGACGCCATCAATGGTTGCGGCGCTTGCGAGGGCAACTCCCCCGTGCAGGAACTTGGGGAACTGAAGGGCTGCACCCGTGCAGGCACCCAGTGTGGTTCCTGCGTCCCCATGCTCAAGAAGCTGCTGGAAGGCGAACTGCAGAAGTCCGGCATTGAGGTTTCCAAGGCATTGTGCGAGCACATCAGCTTGTCCCGCCAGGAACTCTTTGATGCCATACGCGTCCTGGAGCTCACTTCCTTTGAAGAGATCATGGCCAAGTACGGTACGGGCGCGGGCTGCGATATCTGCAAGCCGACCATTGCCTCCATCCTGGCCAGCCAGCACTCCGCCTATGTGTTGGACGCCGGGCGGGGTTCGCTGCAGGACACCAACGACCGCGCGCTGGCGAACATGCAGAAGGACGGCACCTATTCGGTGGTTCCCCGTATTGCCGGTGGCGAGATCACGCCAAAGGGCCTTGGTGTCATCGCGGCGGTGGCTGAGAAGTACAACCTGTACACCAAGATCACCGGTGGACAGCGGATAGACATGTTCGGTGCCCGCTTGGAGCAGTTGCCGGACATTTGGAAGGAACTGGTGGATGCCGGCTTCGAATCCGGCCAGGCCTACGGCAAGAGCCTGCGCACGGTGAAGTCCTGTGTTGGTTCCACCTGGTGCCGGTTCGGCGTGCAGGACTCGGTTGCCATGGCCATCGCCTTGGAGCTGCGCTACCGCGGCCTCCGCAGCCCGCACAAACTGAAAATGGGTGTCTCCGGTTGCGCCCGTGAATGTGCTGAAGCGCGCGGTAAGGATGTTGGTGTGATTGCCACGGCCGACGGTTGGAACCTGTACGTTGGCGGCAACGGTGGAGCCACCCCGGCCCACGCCCAGCTGTTGGCCAAGGACCTGGACGACGAGACCCTGCTGAAATACATCGACCGTTACCTCATGTACTACATCCGCACTGCTGACCGCCTCCAGCGCACCGCACGCTGGCAGGAAGAGCTCGACGGCGGCATCAAGCATGTGGAGGAAGTGGTGGTCAACGATTCCCTGGGCATTGCCGAAGAGCTTGAAGCAGCCATGGCCAAGCACATCGACACTTACGAGGATGAGTGGGCCGAGACCTTGAAGGACCCGGAGCGCCTCCGCCGGTTCCGTTCGTTCGTCAATGCTCCCAACCAGAAGGACGAGTCCATTTCCTTCGTTCCGGAGCGCGGCCAGATTCGTCCGGCCACCAACGAGGAAAAGGGCGGCGTGCTCATCGCTTCCACCATCCCGGTCCGCAGCGAAACCGTCGGCGTAGAGAACTAG
- a CDS encoding SDR family oxidoreductase → MTSKTKVALVTGVGRRRSIGAGLAVGLARDGWDLALNYWTPYDQRLGMEGSEEDPESVAQECRRLGAAVELVSGDLGDPAVPAELIAAAGRLGTVNGLVLSHCESVNSSILSTSVESWDRHFAVNSRSTWLLIKAFAEQLPVAVPGEVGGRIVALTSDHTAHNLPYGASKGALDRIVTAAAVELADRGVRANVVNPGPIDTGWMDEAMRQWASSATPAGRLGTAEDTANLVRFLFSDAGSWINGQLLHSSGGFNAG, encoded by the coding sequence ATGACGTCAAAGACGAAGGTGGCATTGGTAACCGGAGTAGGAAGGCGCCGTTCCATCGGGGCGGGCCTGGCTGTTGGCTTGGCGCGGGATGGCTGGGATCTGGCCCTTAACTACTGGACGCCATACGATCAGCGTCTGGGGATGGAGGGATCTGAGGAGGATCCCGAGTCAGTGGCCCAGGAGTGCCGGCGGCTCGGCGCCGCCGTCGAGCTCGTATCCGGTGACCTTGGCGATCCTGCGGTGCCAGCCGAACTCATCGCTGCCGCGGGGCGGCTTGGGACCGTGAACGGGCTGGTCCTCTCGCATTGTGAGTCCGTGAACAGTTCCATCCTGAGCACCTCGGTGGAAAGCTGGGACCGCCATTTCGCTGTGAACTCGAGAAGTACCTGGCTGCTCATCAAGGCTTTCGCCGAGCAGCTGCCGGTTGCTGTTCCCGGTGAGGTGGGTGGGCGCATAGTTGCCCTGACCAGCGATCATACGGCCCACAACCTGCCGTACGGCGCCAGTAAGGGAGCCTTGGACAGGATCGTGACGGCCGCCGCAGTGGAACTCGCGGATCGTGGAGTGCGGGCCAATGTAGTGAATCCCGGGCCGATTGATACCGGATGGATGGACGAGGCAATGCGCCAATGGGCGAGCTCCGCCACCCCCGCCGGCCGGTTGGGTACAGCGGAGGACACCGCAAACCTGGTGCGTTTCCTGTTCTCTGATGCCGGCTCCTGGATCAACGGTCAGTTGTTGCACAGCAGCGGTGGTTTCAACGCAGGTTGA
- a CDS encoding hemolysin family protein, with protein MYEWIMLGIGLVLTVGTGFFVASEFALVNLDRNDLEVRQARGEKRLGPTIKALKITSTHLSGAQLGITLTTLLTGYTFEPAISSMLRGPLLSIGLPEAVVPGIGAVAGIFLATIFSMVIGELVPKNFALALPLATAKVVVPFQTLFTTVFKPVILLFNNTANGIIRSFGIEPKEELSGARSAEELSSLVRRSALEGSLDLDHAVLLHRTLRFSEHTAADVMTPRVRMAAVNADHSAEDILALATATGYSRFPVIGDDRDDVLGVLHVKQAFAVPLDDRGTVTAQALMIDPLRVPESMGVDTLLGLLRKQGLQVAIVSDEHGGTAGIVTLEDLVEEIVGELEDEHDRARVGVVRTGRSITFDASLRPDELLDRTGIVVPDGEEYDTMAGFITDQLDRLPELGDEVIINGGSLRVERVVGTHVERLRFTPDDSGEAPMSAHDRIVENLTQELTHE; from the coding sequence ATGTATGAATGGATCATGCTCGGCATCGGCCTTGTCCTCACGGTCGGCACCGGATTCTTCGTCGCTTCCGAGTTCGCGCTGGTCAATCTCGACCGCAATGACCTCGAAGTCCGCCAGGCGCGCGGTGAGAAGCGCCTGGGGCCCACCATCAAGGCCCTCAAGATCACCTCAACGCACCTTTCCGGCGCGCAATTGGGCATCACGCTGACCACCCTGCTCACCGGATACACCTTCGAGCCGGCCATCAGCTCCATGCTCCGCGGCCCACTGCTGTCAATTGGACTGCCCGAAGCTGTAGTGCCCGGTATCGGCGCGGTGGCCGGTATCTTCCTGGCCACCATCTTCTCCATGGTCATCGGTGAGCTGGTCCCGAAAAACTTCGCCCTCGCCCTTCCGTTGGCCACGGCCAAAGTCGTCGTACCGTTCCAAACCCTGTTCACCACAGTGTTCAAGCCGGTGATCCTGCTGTTCAACAACACGGCAAACGGCATCATCCGCTCCTTTGGCATCGAACCCAAAGAAGAGCTCTCCGGTGCCCGCAGCGCTGAAGAACTCAGTTCCCTGGTCCGCCGCTCCGCTTTGGAAGGTTCCCTGGACCTTGACCACGCCGTCCTGCTGCACCGTACCCTGCGTTTCTCGGAGCACACCGCAGCTGACGTTATGACACCCCGGGTCCGGATGGCCGCAGTGAATGCCGATCACTCCGCGGAAGACATCCTGGCCTTGGCCACGGCCACCGGTTATTCCCGGTTCCCCGTGATCGGCGACGACCGCGATGACGTCCTGGGTGTGCTGCACGTAAAGCAAGCCTTCGCTGTTCCCCTCGATGATCGCGGGACCGTCACCGCGCAGGCTCTCATGATCGATCCGTTGCGGGTCCCCGAATCCATGGGCGTCGATACTTTGCTGGGCCTGCTCCGCAAACAAGGCCTGCAGGTCGCCATCGTCTCGGACGAACACGGAGGAACGGCCGGAATCGTCACGCTTGAGGATCTGGTGGAAGAAATCGTTGGCGAACTGGAAGACGAGCACGACCGGGCGCGCGTGGGCGTGGTCAGGACCGGCCGCTCCATCACCTTTGACGCCTCCCTGCGGCCCGATGAACTTCTCGACCGGACCGGAATCGTGGTCCCTGACGGTGAGGAATACGACACTATGGCCGGCTTCATCACCGACCAGTTGGACCGCCTCCCCGAACTTGGCGACGAGGTCATCATCAACGGCGGAAGTCTGCGTGTGGAACGCGTCGTGGGCACGCACGTGGAACGGCTCCGCTTCACCCCTGACGACAGCGGGGAAGCGCCCATGAGCGCCCACGACAGGATTGTTGAGAACCTCACGCAGGAGCTGACCCATGAGTGA
- a CDS encoding LexA family transcriptional regulator, with product MGVIVGPRVIDAGFSLMSVLLAPIPVAAGYPSPAQDYFDGRIDLNEHLIKDVTSTFVVRVTGQSMEGAGISDGDELIVNRALEPKDGSVVVAVLDGELTIKRLRVTPTGVVLEADNPKYPDIRVPALSELTIWGVATTCLHHI from the coding sequence GTGGGCGTGATAGTCGGCCCCCGCGTGATAGATGCGGGCTTTTCCCTGATGTCGGTACTGCTGGCCCCCATCCCGGTGGCGGCGGGGTATCCCTCGCCCGCGCAGGATTATTTTGACGGCCGGATCGATCTCAATGAGCACCTGATCAAGGATGTCACCAGCACGTTCGTGGTGAGGGTGACCGGTCAATCCATGGAGGGTGCCGGGATCAGTGACGGGGATGAGTTGATCGTCAACCGGGCGCTGGAGCCCAAGGATGGGTCCGTCGTCGTTGCCGTCCTTGACGGTGAGTTGACCATCAAAAGGCTCCGCGTCACGCCGACGGGGGTGGTGCTGGAGGCGGACAACCCCAAGTATCCGGACATCAGGGTGCCCGCGCTGTCGGAGCTGACCATCTGGGGTGTGGCCACAACGTGCCTGCATCACATCTAG